The Elusimicrobiaceae bacterium genomic sequence TGCAGAAAACGGGGAACCGTGAAATGGCGGCAAGCCGCCGCACCCGCGCGCGCATCTCGTCCGGCCCGGCGGCGCAGTTAAAGCCCAAAGCGAAAAGAGGATAGTGCGACACGGCCAGATACATCGCGTCCGCGTCCTGCCCGCTTAACATCTTCCCGTCGAGTCCGATAGTGACGGACAGAATCACCGGCACCTTTTTCCCGGCGGCTTTAACCGCCCCGAAACAGGCCGTCAGGCCCGCTCGCACATTCAGCATGTCCTGCTGGGTTTCCAGCAGGAGCAGATCCGCTCCGCCTTCAAGCAGCGCGCCGGCCTGCGCGCGGTAGGACTGCAGCATTTCGTCATAGGTTATGCCGCCGGTCACGAAAAGCGCTTTGGTGGTGGGGCCCAGCGAGCCGGCCACGAAACGCGGTTTTTCCGGCGTGGAGAATTTTTCCGCGCTTGCGCGGGCCAGCCGCGCCGCCGCGACGTTTATTTCGCGAGCCTTGTCTTGCAGGCCGTATTCCGCAAGCACTACCGAAGTTGCCCCGAACGTGTTGGTTTCGATTATGTCGGCCCCGGCCGCCAGGTAGGAATCATGCACTCCGGCAACCGCGGCGGGCAGGGTGAGGTTTAAGTGTTCGTTGCAGCCGTCATATTGCGCGCCTCCGAAATCGGCGGGTTTGAGATTTAGCGCGGCGAGCTCGGTGCCGGTCGCGCCGTCAATTACAAGAATGCGGGTTTTAAGCAAAGCGGATGGGTCCATTATGTTTTCCTCGGTTACGCCGCATCCGGCCGGCTCGGATTTTTAACACCTGCTATATTATGACAAATCTATCAGATGCCAGCGTTTCGCATACAGTTCCGTAAGTTTCTTCCTGAACGCGAAGTGCTCCGGCCTGACCAGATTGGGGTCGGCGGTAAACAGCTCGTCGCGGTCTAAAATGGCGGATTCCAGCACCTCGCGGTCGCGGAACACGTCGCCGGCCTTCAGATCCGACTCGCCGTGCTGGCGCGTGCCCAGCACCGTGCCGGGCCCGCGCATTTTCATGTCCTGCTCGCCGATTTTAAACCCGTCGCCGGTTTCGCACATGATACTGATGCGCTCGGCCGCGTCGTCGGTGCTGGCGGACGGCACAAGCAGGCACACGCTTTCCTCGCTGCCCCGGCCCACCCGCCCGCGCAGCTGGTGCAGGCTCGCCAGCCCGAACCGCTCGGCGTTCTGGATGAGCATTACCGTGGCGTTTTTCACGTCTATGCCGACCTCGATGACCGGCGTGGCCACCAGAATGTCAATCTCGCGGTTTAAAAACTTTTCCATGACGGCGGTTTTTTCCCGGCCTTTCATCTGGCCGTGCAGCATGCCGAGCCGGAATTCCCGGAACACGTCTTTCGACAGGCGTTCGTATTCCTCGGTAACAGCTTTGAGCTCCAGCGTTTTGCTTTCTTCGATCAGCGGGTGCACTATGTAGGCCTGCCGCCCTTTGCGGATTTCTCCGCGCAGTATTTCAAACGCCTGCGCCTCTCCCAGGGCCGACGTGATGACGGGTTTGCGGCCCGGTGGCAGCTCGTCTATGACCGACACGTCGAGATCGCCGTAAAACGCCAGCGCCAGCGTGCGCGGGATGGGCGTGGCGGTCATCACCAGCAGATCCATGATGCCGGTTTTGCCGCGCAGCAGCGCGCGCTGCTCGACCCCGAACCGGTGCTGCTCGTCAATAACCGCGAGCCGCAGGTTTTTAAATTTCACGTCGTTTTCGATAATGGCGTGCGTGCCGACCAGGAGCTGCGTTTCGCCGCCGGCCAGCCGCGCCAGTATGCCGCGGCGCGCGGCGGCGGTGGTGCGGGAAGTGAGCAGCTCGAATTTCACCGGCAGCCCGGTCAGAAAGCGCGACAGTGTCATGAAATGCTGCTCGGCCAGTATTTCGGTCGGAGCCATGAACGCGCCCTGCCAGCCGTTTTCCGCCGCCAGCAGCAGGGCCGACAGCGCGGCCACGGTTTTTCCGGACCCCACGTCGCCCTGCAAAAGCCTTGTCATCGGGTGGCGGGAGCGCATGTCGCGAAAGATTTCGTTGATCACGCGCACCTGCGCGTGAGTGAATTCAAACCCCATTTTTTCGCGGAACGGGGTCAGCAGAGTGCGCCTTATCTCGTAAGAATAGTTTTTAAGCTCGGTGCGGGTCTGGCGTTTTTTGATTGTCCAGGCGGCCGACAGCAGCAGGAATTCCTGATATACGATTCTGCGCCGCGCGGCTTCCAGCTCCGCCATTGAATTGGGGAAATGCACGCCCCGCAGAGCCTGCTCAAGGCCCAGCAGTTCCCGTTTCCGCATGAGCGAGCTGGGCATGAACTCCGGCTCTTTTGCGGCTGGGCTCTGGAGCGCGGCGTACACCATTTCACGCAGCAGTTTCGAACTCAGCCCTTCGGTCAGGCCGTAGACCGGCGCGAGCCGGCAGATATGGACGGCGCGGGCGCGCTGGTCGTCGTCGGCGTAATATTCCTCGACGCTGATTACGGGAGTGGCCGCTTTTTCGTCTTCCAGCCGGCCTATGAACCAGAACTCGCGGCCGGGCGCAAGCTCGCGCTTGAGCGGTTCGAACGGATCGTAACGCAGTCCGGCCGTGCGCTTGAACCAGAGCGCCTCGAACTCGCGGTTCTGCGAGTTTAAACAGACCGCGCGCATGATGGTGAGCTGTTTGCGGGTGGGGATTTCCCGCAGGAACAGAATTTTCCCTTTCATTACCGCATGGGTGTTCTGGCGGAACAGGGAAAGAAGGGAATCGGTGCGGCGGTCCGACCAGTCGCGCGGAAAATAGTATAATAAATCCGAGGGCGTCGTTATGCCAAGCCGCGCCAGCAGCTGTGCGCGTTTGGGCCCGATGCCTTTGACGAACTGGACAGTAGGCGTTTGCTCCATGGCAACATTCTACAAATTTGAGAAAGTTCGCGGAATTTTATATAATAACATCACTATGTCATATAAATGTCAAATATGCGGCAAGGGCCCGGTCGCCGGGAACTCATACAGCCACTCGCACGTCGCCACCAAGCGGACCTTCAGGCCCAATCTTCAGAAACAGAAGATCATGCTTGACGGAAAAGTGCAGAGCGTGTATGTCTGCACCGCCTGCATTCGCAGCGGCAGGGCGCCCCGTCGCGCCGCGTAACCTCTGTCCGGTTTAAACAAACCGAAACCCGGGAAGACCGTTTTGTGAACGGTCTTTTTGTGCTTGGCCGGAGAATCCGGCGATAAGCCGCGGGGCATTTTTTCGAGAGTCCGTCCGCAAAGCGCAGCGGGCGGATTTTTTTGCCTTGCTCTCAAAAACACCGGGCGCAGACGGAAAATACCGATAGCCGCCCTGTCGGCGGACGGGCAGGGCAAGCCAGGCGCGCCTGCGCCGGCCTGGCAAAACGGCAGGTTGGGCGAAAACGGTTCCCGGGGGGTTTGGACGCGGGCAATTTAAGCGCGCGGGTTCCGCCTGGAATATGACCGGGCCGCCCGGGTTCCCGCCGACGGGCGGGTTTGCGGGAATAAATGGAACCATTACATATATTAATGTTATAATAATGTGAAATCGCCGGGCATACCCGCAATATCCGAGAGGTTTATTTTGAATATGCATTCCGTTTTGATATTTGCATTTTTACTCTGCTGCTGCGGGCCGGTTCGGGCGCAAAACGCCGAAACGGCGAAGAGCGCTGCGATCAGTCCGGCTCAGCAGAATTTCCAGAAAAGCGACACCCTGCAAACCGATCCGGCGGCGGAAACTTCCCTGATGGACGAAATAACGTCAGGCGTGCCGGTTTCCACGGTTTCGCGGACCGGGGTGGAAGCCGTGGAGGCCGAGATATCGTCTTCCGTGGTGACCGCGACGGGCACCCCGGCCGAGCTGGAGCTGGACCAGAACGGGCCGTGGATGGTCTGCCAGACGGCGGCCAGCGGCCTGATCAACGTGAAGGAATCAACGATCCTGAAAAACGCCAAAGCCGCGAAAGGCGAGTTCTACCAGCGGTTTTTTATAGGCGAGGATATTCAGGCTCTGATCGGGCTGGGCAGCCTGGAGAAGGTTTCGGTGGACATCGCGCGCATAGCGGGCGAGCGGACGGCGGCCGACAAATCCGGCCCGTTTCCCTGCCATAAAGTCACTTATATGGCGGCAGAGAAACCGCTGATCGAGGATATCGTTTTGCAGGGGCGGGACGAATTGTCAAAATCCAAGGTTCTGGACGCCATGTCGCTTAAAAAGAAGGATTTTTTCTCGCAGGGAAAACTTCTGCAGGATGCCGCCGCGATCGAAGCCAAATACGCCGAGGAAGGGTTTATTTCGGCGCATGCCGAGGGCAGCACCGCGCCGGGCCATAAAACAAATTCCGTAATTCTTACCATGAATATAAAGGAGGGCCCGGAAACCCGGATCGGGGATGTGCTTTTTTTCGGACTTTCGGGTTTCGGGAAGAAAAAGATACTCAAGCAGACCGAAAACCGGCCCGGCAAAGTGTTCAGCGAAAAAGATTTGCAGAAAGACCAGGCGGAAATCCAGCAGTTTTACAAGAACCACGGATTTCAGGAATTCGCGATAACGGGTTCGTCTGTGGTGTTTAATCAGGACAAGAGCGAAGCGGTGCTGGTTTACCATTTCTACGAAGGCCCCAAATCCAGTTTCGGCGACACCGTTTTTTCCGGCAATACGGTATTTACCGACACCGAACTGCGCAAAGCGCTGGTTTATGTCAAAGGCCGGGTTTACAAGCAGGATCTGTTCAATGACAGCCTGCGCGCCATTCAGGAACTGTATGCGGATAAAGGGTATCTGCGCGCGCAGGTCAAGCCGGTCATTGATTACAATTCCAGAACCGAAACGTCAAATATCAGCCTTGAAATCATAGAAAACAGCATAGTCTATGTGGGTTCCGTGGATGTGGAAGGCAACGAATCCACAAAAAAATATGTGCTGACCCGCGAAGTCACGCTCAGGCCCGGCGACGTGTTTCAGGCCAACAAGGTGCGCAAAAGCCAGCAGAAAATGATGAACCTGGGTTTTCTGGACGACGTGCAGATAGATATCGCGCCCGCGCCGGAGCCCGACAAGGTGGACCTTACTTTCGACGTGGTTGAGGGCAAGCCCGGCATGATGACGGCGGGCGCGGCGGTTTCGTCGGTGGACGGGCTGTACGGCGAACTGTCGGTGCAGCACATGAACCTGTTTGGCAAGGCCCAGCGGCTCGCGCTTACCTGGAGCTTCGGCACGCGCATTATGGATTACAGCCTGAGCTGGACCACTCCGTGGGTGGACAACAAGCCCGTCAGCCTGGGGCTGGACGCGTTCAATACCCGGCGGCTCCGCCCGTACGGCAGTTCTTCCACGGCGTACCGCGAAAAAAGCACCGGCGGCCGCGTGCGCGTGGCGCCGCGGTTCAGTGACGACAAATACACTTTGAGCCTCGGTTACACCTGTGAAAATATCACCATTGACCAGATAGACGACGCGTACACGAATGTGCTGGCGCCGGGTACGAGCATGACTTCCAGCCTGACGACCGAATTCATAATAGACACGCGCGATTACATATGGGATCCGACCAGCGGCTCTAAAAACTCCATTTCGTTCGAGCTGGCCGGAGGGCCGCTTATGGGCGACATAGATATTTACAAGGTTACGCTGGGCTCCAGCTATAATTACAAGCTGCTGGAGATAAGCGATTACCCGATAGTGTGGTCGGTGGCGAACCGGATCGGGTTTGTGGACCATTACGCCAATACCGACGCGGTGCCCGTTTACAACCGCTATTTTCTCGGCGGACAGGACACCATCCGCGGCTATGACAATAACGGGCAGATCGGGCCGAGCGACGGCGGCAATCTGTATTATGTGCTGAACTCGGAGATCCGGTTTCCGCTGGCGCGCGAGCGCAGGAAAACGCTCGTGCAGGGCGCGTTTTTCTTTGACATCGGCAACGACTGGAAGAATTTTTCCGATGTTTCGCTTGAAACCGGCAGCGGCACGAACCAGCTGAAAATGGGCGCGGGGTTCGGGATCAGGTTCACCACGCCGTCGTTCCCGATCAGGCTTGACTGGGGTTACGGGTTCAATCACAAGTCAACGGACAGCAAATCGGAATTTTACTTTACGATCGGCAACATGTTTTAGCGGTTGCGCGGAAAGGATTTTATATGGCGGGCAGAATACGGGCAGTGGCGGCGGTCTGGCTGGCGCTTTCGGCGCCCTGCCTGGCCATTGAGCTGACTCTGGCGGAGAACCGGGGCGAGTCCGGCAGCATCGGCTATGTGGACGTGGAGCGGATTTTCAAGGCGCATCCGGCTACGGTGCGCGTCAAGGACGAACTGGAAAAGGAAATCACGCGGCGCGAGGAACAGCTCACCGGCAAGCGGCAGGAGCTGTACTCTCTGCGCGCCGAGCTGGAGAAACTGCGCCGTGACCGCGAGACTTTGAGAAAACGGGCCGACCGCGAGGAAGCCGAGACGGCCGCGCGGCTCGCCGCGGAGGAGCGCGCGCGGCAGCTGGCGGCGGAAGCGGACGCAAAGGCCGTGAAACAGGCCGCGGCGGCAGCCGCGGCAGTGTCGTCGGACTCCGTGGCCGGAGCGGAAACGGTTGAAGAAACGGAACGGGATCTTGCCGGCGCGCAGGCGCTGCTGGATGCGGACCAGCCCGCCGCGCCCGCCGAAGTCGCGGGGTCCACTGCGGCTGTTCCGGCCGCGCAGGGCGCGGCAGTGTCAACTTTTACGGCGGCCCGGCAGACCGCTGCTGCCGCAGAGCCTGCCGCGCCGCAGGCAGTTGAGCCGCCAATGCCTCCGGTGGCGGCTGTATCGGCCGGTGACGTGGCGGTTTCAACGCGGGCGGAGCGGCAGCCGGTTCCGCGCAGTCCGTCGCGCGGGGAACTGGAGGCGCTGGAAGAAAAGATAGCGGACATGGAAGTGCAGGTGCTTGGCAAGGAAACTTCGGTCGAGGAATTCCGCCAGCGCGCCGAAAAGGAACTGCT encodes the following:
- a CDS encoding homocysteine S-methyltransferase family protein, with the translated sequence MDPSALLKTRILVIDGATGTELAALNLKPADFGGAQYDGCNEHLNLTLPAAVAGVHDSYLAAGADIIETNTFGATSVVLAEYGLQDKAREINVAAARLARASAEKFSTPEKPRFVAGSLGPTTKALFVTGGITYDEMLQSYRAQAGALLEGGADLLLLETQQDMLNVRAGLTACFGAVKAAGKKVPVILSVTIGLDGKMLSGQDADAMYLAVSHYPLFALGFNCAAGPDEMRARVRRLAAISRFPVFCMPNAGLPLENGSYPETPENFASKIAGFARESRVNIAGGCCGTAPAHIKELARALDGLEPAPAPGATARGFSGVAAVLWDELEPPLLAGERANSIGSKLFRTMIADNKWDEAVSVAIRQAGA
- the recG gene encoding ATP-dependent DNA helicase RecG, translating into MEQTPTVQFVKGIGPKRAQLLARLGITTPSDLLYYFPRDWSDRRTDSLLSLFRQNTHAVMKGKILFLREIPTRKQLTIMRAVCLNSQNREFEALWFKRTAGLRYDPFEPLKRELAPGREFWFIGRLEDEKAATPVISVEEYYADDDQRARAVHICRLAPVYGLTEGLSSKLLREMVYAALQSPAAKEPEFMPSSLMRKRELLGLEQALRGVHFPNSMAELEAARRRIVYQEFLLLSAAWTIKKRQTRTELKNYSYEIRRTLLTPFREKMGFEFTHAQVRVINEIFRDMRSRHPMTRLLQGDVGSGKTVAALSALLLAAENGWQGAFMAPTEILAEQHFMTLSRFLTGLPVKFELLTSRTTAAARRGILARLAGGETQLLVGTHAIIENDVKFKNLRLAVIDEQHRFGVEQRALLRGKTGIMDLLVMTATPIPRTLALAFYGDLDVSVIDELPPGRKPVITSALGEAQAFEILRGEIRKGRQAYIVHPLIEESKTLELKAVTEEYERLSKDVFREFRLGMLHGQMKGREKTAVMEKFLNREIDILVATPVIEVGIDVKNATVMLIQNAERFGLASLHQLRGRVGRGSEESVCLLVPSASTDDAAERISIMCETGDGFKIGEQDMKMRGPGTVLGTRQHGESDLKAGDVFRDREVLESAILDRDELFTADPNLVRPEHFAFRKKLTELYAKRWHLIDLS
- the rpmB gene encoding 50S ribosomal protein L28; amino-acid sequence: MSYKCQICGKGPVAGNSYSHSHVATKRTFRPNLQKQKIMLDGKVQSVYVCTACIRSGRAPRRAA
- the bamA gene encoding outer membrane protein assembly factor BamA encodes the protein MHSVLIFAFLLCCCGPVRAQNAETAKSAAISPAQQNFQKSDTLQTDPAAETSLMDEITSGVPVSTVSRTGVEAVEAEISSSVVTATGTPAELELDQNGPWMVCQTAASGLINVKESTILKNAKAAKGEFYQRFFIGEDIQALIGLGSLEKVSVDIARIAGERTAADKSGPFPCHKVTYMAAEKPLIEDIVLQGRDELSKSKVLDAMSLKKKDFFSQGKLLQDAAAIEAKYAEEGFISAHAEGSTAPGHKTNSVILTMNIKEGPETRIGDVLFFGLSGFGKKKILKQTENRPGKVFSEKDLQKDQAEIQQFYKNHGFQEFAITGSSVVFNQDKSEAVLVYHFYEGPKSSFGDTVFSGNTVFTDTELRKALVYVKGRVYKQDLFNDSLRAIQELYADKGYLRAQVKPVIDYNSRTETSNISLEIIENSIVYVGSVDVEGNESTKKYVLTREVTLRPGDVFQANKVRKSQQKMMNLGFLDDVQIDIAPAPEPDKVDLTFDVVEGKPGMMTAGAAVSSVDGLYGELSVQHMNLFGKAQRLALTWSFGTRIMDYSLSWTTPWVDNKPVSLGLDAFNTRRLRPYGSSSTAYREKSTGGRVRVAPRFSDDKYTLSLGYTCENITIDQIDDAYTNVLAPGTSMTSSLTTEFIIDTRDYIWDPTSGSKNSISFELAGGPLMGDIDIYKVTLGSSYNYKLLEISDYPIVWSVANRIGFVDHYANTDAVPVYNRYFLGGQDTIRGYDNNGQIGPSDGGNLYYVLNSEIRFPLARERRKTLVQGAFFFDIGNDWKNFSDVSLETGSGTNQLKMGAGFGIRFTTPSFPIRLDWGYGFNHKSTDSKSEFYFTIGNMF
- a CDS encoding OmpH family outer membrane protein translates to MAGRIRAVAAVWLALSAPCLAIELTLAENRGESGSIGYVDVERIFKAHPATVRVKDELEKEITRREEQLTGKRQELYSLRAELEKLRRDRETLRKRADREEAETAARLAAEERARQLAAEADAKAVKQAAAAAAAVSSDSVAGAETVEETERDLAGAQALLDADQPAAPAEVAGSTAAVPAAQGAAVSTFTAARQTAAAAEPAAPQAVEPPMPPVAAVSAGDVAVSTRAERQPVPRSPSRGELEALEEKIADMEVQVLGKETSVEEFRQRAEKELLDYEQKRMQLILGNIYLVLRDVAISEGVSVVVDRKSILYGQNAVDLTDKLLDKLSGR